The Anaeromyxobacter sp. Fw109-5 genomic interval CCACCGGATCCTTGCGGCCGGGCAGGAACACGCGCTCGGGGCTCCGCGCGAGCTCGGAGACGAACCCGTGCTCCTGAGCCTCCGCCGCGTCCGCCAGCGCCGCCGCGCCGCTCGCGGCTCGCGAGGCGCCGCCACCCCGTCCACGGCGGCCGATGACCCGCGTCGTCCCGAGCGCCGGGGCGTCCACGAGCCGGCTCTTGGCGAGCCCCACCAGCTCCACGAACGGCGCGCCCTCGTTCCCGGGCGACGGCTTCGTGGGGACGCCGAGGTCCTTCGCCGCGGCGAGGGCCGCGTTGAGCTGGCCCTTGCCGCCGTCGATCACGAGCAGGTCCGGGAACGCCCCCTCGCCGAGGGCGCGCCGGAGCCGGCGCGACACGACCTCGTACAGCATGGCGAAGTCGTCCTGCCCCGCCACCCCTTTGACCTTGTACCGGCGGTAGCACGCCTTGTCGGGCTCGCCGTCCCTGAACGACACCCCCGAGCCGACGGCGAGCGCGCCCTGGAACGTCGAGATGTCGTAGCACTCCATCCAGCGGGGCGGCCGGGCGAGGTGCAGCGCGCGCGTGAGCGCCGCGAGGGCCTGCTCGCGCCGCTCGTCCTTCTCGTGCCAGCTCCGGAACCCCTGCTCCGCGTTGCGCGCGGCCACCTCGAGCAGGTCCGCCTTGGCGCCCCGCTGCGGCGTGAGGAGCCGGACGCGGCGGCCGCGCCGCTCGGAGAGGACGTCGGCCAGCGCGTCCACCTCCGCCGGCTCCACCGGGACGAGGATCTCCTCCGGCGCGGCGTTCTGCTCGTAGTAGAGCGACAGGAACGACGAGAGCGTCTCCTCGTCCGGGAACTCCTGCTCGTGGAAGGGGTAGCTGCGCGAGTCCTGCAGCTTGCCGGCGCGCATGGCGAGCACCTGCACGACGAGGTCGGGCCCCTCGCGGTAGAGCCCCACCACGTCGCGGTCGGCCCGATCCGCCATGAGGACGCGCTGCTTCTCGAGGCTCCGCTCCACCGCCTGCAGCTGATCCCGCAGCCGCGCCGCGTCCTCGAAGCGGAGCGCGTCCGCGGCCTCGTCCATGCGGCCGTGGAGCCGCTCCACCAGCTCCGTCTCCCGCCCCTCGAGGAACTCGATCGCGTCCTCGACCGACTGCCGGTACTCCGCCTCCGGCACGTCGTACACGCACGGCGCCGGGCAGCGCTTGATCTGGTAGAGGATGCACGGCCGCTTGCGGTGCTCGAACACGTGGTCGGTGCACGTGCGGAGCTGGAAGTGCCGGTTCACCACCCGCAAGGTCTCGCGGATGGAGCTCGCCGACGAGTAGGGGCCGAAGTAGCGCGCCCCGGCCCGGCGCGGCTCGCGGGCGCGGCGGACCTCGAGCCGCGGGAACGCGTGGCGCTCGTCGAGGCGCAGGACGATGAAGTCCTTGTCGTCGCGCAGCCGGATGTTGAAGCGCGGCCGGTGCCGCTTGATGAGCTCGTTCTCGAGGAGGACGGCCTCCTTCTCCGAGCGCGTCACGATCACCTCGACGTCGCCGAGGAGCTCGTCGAGGAGCGCCACGAAGGCGCGATCGTCGCCGCGCGAGGCGTCGAAGTAGGAGCGGACGCGCGAGCGCAGGCTCGACGCCTTGCCGACGTACACCACCGCCCCCCGGCGGTCCTTCATGAGGTAGCAGCCGGGCTCGGCGGGCAGCTCGTCGAGCGTCTTCCTGAGGTTCGCGTCCATCCGGGAACGAGGAATTACCCGGAAACGGCGCGCGGATCACCTCCCGAGGTCCCCGCGCCGTCGAGCCGCCCCGCCCGCGCCGGGCGCCGCGCTCCCGCGGGGCGCCTCGCCTCAGGGGACGCAGATCTCGTTCGCGGCCCCGCACCCCGCGCCGAGCCCGGTGCAGACGTCGGTGGAGAACGCGCAGAAGGGGACGTCGAACGGCCCGCTCACGCTGCCCCCGTCCGTGAAGGTCACGCTCGCGTTGCCCGTGACGCGCTCCGAGAGCCGGTCGATGGTGATCGAGCCGCCCGTCGGCTCCACCGCGCCGCTCGTGTCGGCGCACGTCGCGTCGGTGCGCGAGACGAGGGCGGTCGCGAAGGTGAGCCGCCCCTGCGCGTCCGGCACCGGCGTCTCGCGGCTGATGGGGTAGGTCCCAGGCTCCACCGCGCCCGCCGCGCCGCCCAGCACGTTGGCCCGGAGGACGAGCACGCTCACCGTGGTCGCGTTCGCCTTCCCGCCGCACGCCTGCGTCTGCCGGGCGACGTCGCAGAGCCCGCCGAACGTGCCGAAGCCGACGAGCAGCGCCGACGCGTTCGCCTCGACGTCGCTCAGCTCCGTCTCGAAGAGGCACGCCTCCTCCGTCAGGCGGAGCGCCGCGCCGTCGCTCGGCTCGAACGGCTGGCCCAGCACGGTCCCCCTCAAACCCGCGGGCCCGCCGCCGCCGCCGTCGTCGCCCCCGCACGCCCCCAGCACACCCACGAGCACCAGCGCCGCCGCGGCCATCCGCATCGTCATTCTCCCGGCGTGAACTCCCGGGATGGTAGCGGCGCGCGAGGCGCGCGGACGGTCTCGCGCGGGGAGGGACCGCCGAGGAGCGCTCGGCGGGAGACGGGGGCTCGCCCGCCCGCCTCACACACGCCGAGCGCCAGGAGGCCGCGACGGCTACGGCTCCGCCCGAGGGACCCGCGCCGCGATCTGCTCGGGCGTGAGCGAGGCGCCGTAGTGGTACACGATCTCCGGTCCTCCGTAGACCGTCCCGCCGCTGGGCAGGTGCTCCGCCTCGACGAACGCCGCGTGCGGCTGCGCGTTCACGAACGCAGCGACGTCGAGCGCGTCCTGGTCCGAGAGCGTCAGCTCCGCTCCGGGGGGCATGTTGAACTGGATCCAGCTGCCCGCCTGGACGTTGTTCGCCATCCCCGCGCCC includes:
- the uvrC gene encoding excinuclease ABC subunit UvrC — its product is MDANLRKTLDELPAEPGCYLMKDRRGAVVYVGKASSLRSRVRSYFDASRGDDRAFVALLDELLGDVEVIVTRSEKEAVLLENELIKRHRPRFNIRLRDDKDFIVLRLDERHAFPRLEVRRAREPRRAGARYFGPYSSASSIRETLRVVNRHFQLRTCTDHVFEHRKRPCILYQIKRCPAPCVYDVPEAEYRQSVEDAIEFLEGRETELVERLHGRMDEAADALRFEDAARLRDQLQAVERSLEKQRVLMADRADRDVVGLYREGPDLVVQVLAMRAGKLQDSRSYPFHEQEFPDEETLSSFLSLYYEQNAAPEEILVPVEPAEVDALADVLSERRGRRVRLLTPQRGAKADLLEVAARNAEQGFRSWHEKDERREQALAALTRALHLARPPRWMECYDISTFQGALAVGSGVSFRDGEPDKACYRRYKVKGVAGQDDFAMLYEVVSRRLRRALGEGAFPDLLVIDGGKGQLNAALAAAKDLGVPTKPSPGNEGAPFVELVGLAKSRLVDAPALGTTRVIGRRGRGGGASRAASGAAALADAAEAQEHGFVSELARSPERVFLPGRKDPVVLRQNSAELFLLARLRDEAHRFAITFHRKLRRERNFQSVLEEISGIGEGRKRALLRHFGALRRVKEATLDEISQVDGFGPKQARAVFEFFHPPRREGAEGAAVVGPPSAAAAPPIETAAVAEAVSEEDIDAALAAEDEDAEGPAPVE